The Streptomyces sp. NBC_01275 genome has a segment encoding these proteins:
- a CDS encoding SDR family oxidoreductase gives MTALKGANVFVTGGSRGIGKALVEELYARGAGKVYATARDPRSVTHPDAFPVALEVTDPASVAAAAAQAQDVTVLINNAGASVGASFLDSPVDDVRREFETNFYGPLLLTRAFVPVIERNGGGHLLNVHSVLSWIALGGSYSASKAALWSQTNSLRLELQPRGIAVTGLHVGYVDTDLAAGVEAPKSDPREVAALALDGVETGAYEVLADDISRQVKAGLAGDLAGLYAQLAN, from the coding sequence ATGACTGCTTTGAAGGGCGCAAACGTCTTCGTCACCGGCGGCAGCCGAGGCATCGGCAAGGCCCTGGTGGAAGAGCTGTACGCGCGCGGCGCCGGCAAGGTCTACGCCACGGCCCGCGACCCGCGCAGTGTGACGCACCCCGACGCCTTCCCGGTGGCGCTGGAGGTCACAGACCCGGCTTCCGTGGCGGCCGCCGCCGCGCAGGCGCAAGACGTGACCGTGCTGATCAACAACGCCGGCGCCTCGGTCGGCGCGTCCTTCCTCGACTCCCCGGTGGATGACGTACGCCGGGAGTTCGAGACCAACTTCTACGGCCCGCTGCTTCTCACCCGCGCCTTCGTGCCGGTCATCGAGCGCAACGGCGGCGGCCATCTCCTCAACGTGCACTCCGTGCTCTCCTGGATCGCGCTCGGCGGCTCCTACAGCGCCTCCAAGGCCGCCCTGTGGTCGCAGACCAACTCCCTGCGCCTGGAGCTGCAGCCGCGCGGTATCGCCGTCACCGGACTGCACGTGGGATACGTGGACACGGACCTCGCGGCAGGCGTCGAGGCGCCCAAGTCCGACCCCCGTGAAGTCGCCGCACTCGCCCTCGACGGCGTCGAGACGGGCGCGTACGAGGTGCTCGCCGACGACATCTCGCGGCAGGTCAAGGCGGGCCTGGCCGGCGACCTGGCAGGGCTGTATGCCCAGCTGGCGAACTAA
- a CDS encoding SDR family NAD(P)-dependent oxidoreductase: MATGLEGRSVVVTGAGSGIGRAAALAFAAEGARVLVADLNADGAQAVVKEIEQAGGTAVAVTGDLSEQAVVDRVAATAVERFGGVDVLVNNAGIMDRMSALADVSDAEWERVIRVNLTAPFLLTRAVLPLMLAAGKGAIVSTASEAGLRGSAAGAAYTASKHGVVGLTKSLAVMYRGKGIRANAIAPGGTATSIVVEAEQGAHGPSTLGPHFVNVGRVAEAAEQAAAIVFLASDAASNINGAILPVDDGWSAV, encoded by the coding sequence ATGGCCACTGGACTGGAAGGCCGCAGCGTCGTCGTCACCGGAGCGGGCTCGGGCATCGGGCGCGCCGCGGCCCTGGCCTTCGCCGCGGAGGGGGCGCGGGTCCTGGTGGCCGACCTCAACGCCGACGGCGCGCAGGCCGTCGTCAAGGAGATAGAACAGGCGGGCGGCACGGCCGTGGCCGTCACCGGCGACCTGAGCGAGCAGGCCGTCGTCGACCGGGTGGCCGCCACCGCGGTGGAGCGCTTCGGCGGGGTGGACGTACTGGTCAACAATGCCGGGATCATGGACCGTATGTCGGCGCTGGCGGACGTGAGCGACGCGGAGTGGGAGCGGGTCATCCGGGTCAACCTCACCGCGCCCTTCCTGCTCACCCGGGCGGTGCTGCCGCTGATGCTGGCCGCCGGCAAGGGCGCGATCGTCAGCACGGCCTCCGAGGCGGGTCTGCGGGGCAGCGCGGCGGGTGCGGCGTACACCGCCTCCAAGCACGGCGTGGTCGGGCTGACCAAGTCCCTCGCCGTGATGTACCGGGGCAAGGGCATCCGCGCCAACGCGATCGCGCCGGGCGGGACCGCCACCTCGATCGTGGTGGAGGCCGAGCAGGGCGCGCATGGTCCGTCGACGCTCGGCCCGCACTTCGTCAACGTCGGCCGCGTAGCCGAGGCGGCGGAGCAGGCCGCCGCGATCGTGTTCCTCGCCTCGGACGCGGCGAGCAACATCAACGGCGCGATCCTGCCGGTCGACGACGGCTGGTCGGCGGTCTGA
- the dhaK gene encoding dihydroxyacetone kinase subunit DhaK, whose protein sequence is MKMLINVAETVVADALRGMAAAHPELTVDVENRVIVRRDAPVAGKVALVSGGGSGHEPLHGGFVGPGMLSAACPGEVFTSPVPDQMLRAAAAVNSGAGVLFVVKNYTGDVLNFDMAAELAEDEGIQIAKVLVNDDVAVTDSLYTAGRRGTGATLFVEKIAGAAADEGQPLERVQAVAAQVNENSRSFGVALSACTTPAKGSPTFDLPAGELELGIGIHGEPGRERRSMMTSGEIADFAVHAILEDMTPRNPVLVLVNGMGATPLLELYGFNAEVQRVLTQRGVAVARTLVGNYVTSLDMAGASVTLCQINEDLLRLWDAPVRTAGLRWGM, encoded by the coding sequence GTGAAGATGCTCATCAACGTTGCGGAGACCGTGGTCGCGGACGCGCTGCGCGGTATGGCGGCCGCCCACCCCGAGCTGACCGTGGACGTCGAGAACCGGGTGATCGTGCGCAGGGACGCCCCGGTGGCCGGGAAGGTGGCCCTGGTGTCCGGGGGCGGCTCGGGGCACGAGCCGTTGCACGGAGGGTTCGTGGGCCCCGGGATGCTCTCGGCGGCCTGTCCCGGCGAGGTGTTCACCTCCCCGGTGCCCGACCAGATGCTGCGGGCCGCCGCGGCCGTGAACAGCGGGGCCGGTGTGCTGTTCGTCGTCAAGAACTACACCGGCGACGTGCTCAACTTCGACATGGCGGCCGAGCTCGCCGAGGACGAGGGCATCCAGATCGCGAAGGTGCTGGTCAACGACGACGTGGCCGTCACCGACAGCCTGTACACGGCCGGCCGGCGCGGGACGGGCGCGACGCTCTTCGTGGAGAAGATCGCCGGGGCCGCCGCCGACGAGGGACAGCCGCTGGAGCGCGTCCAGGCCGTCGCCGCGCAGGTCAACGAGAACTCCCGCAGCTTCGGCGTGGCCCTCAGCGCGTGCACCACGCCGGCCAAGGGCAGCCCGACCTTCGACCTCCCGGCCGGCGAGCTGGAGCTGGGCATCGGCATCCACGGCGAGCCGGGACGGGAGCGGCGCTCGATGATGACGTCCGGCGAGATCGCCGACTTCGCCGTCCACGCGATCCTGGAGGACATGACCCCGCGCAATCCGGTGCTCGTCCTGGTCAACGGCATGGGCGCGACACCGCTGCTGGAGCTGTACGGCTTCAACGCCGAGGTGCAGCGGGTGCTGACCCAGCGCGGGGTGGCCGTCGCCCGTACGCTCGTCGGCAACTACGTCACGTCCCTCGACATGGCCGGCGCCTCGGTGACTTTGTGCCAGATCAACGAGGATCTGCTGCGCCTGTGGGACGCGCCGGTACGGACGGCGGGACTGCGCTGGGGCATGTGA
- a CDS encoding IS3 family transposase, with product MTRPGKRPASPDFVRRDFTAEAPDLVWCGDMTEIDTGEGKLYLATVIDLFSRRLLGYAMGARHDADLVVAALHMATATRGGDVHGVIFHSDRGSEYASRKFRRACRKRGVTQSMGRVGSCFDNAVSEAFNSVLKVEYTHRRTFATRAEAPIRIATWSTDFYNARRLHSVCGFKSPIDYENDYWADLSKGLAA from the coding sequence CTGACCCGGCCCGGCAAGCGGCCGGCGAGCCCGGACTTCGTGCGCCGCGACTTCACCGCGGAGGCCCCCGACCTGGTGTGGTGCGGGGACATGACGGAGATCGACACCGGCGAGGGCAAGCTGTATCTGGCCACGGTCATCGACCTGTTCTCCCGCCGCCTGCTGGGCTATGCGATGGGTGCCCGACACGACGCCGACCTGGTCGTCGCCGCCCTGCACATGGCCACCGCGACCCGCGGCGGGGACGTCCACGGTGTGATCTTCCACAGCGACCGCGGCAGCGAGTACGCGTCGCGGAAGTTCCGCCGTGCCTGCCGGAAGCGGGGCGTCACCCAGTCCATGGGGCGGGTCGGCTCGTGCTTCGACAACGCCGTCAGCGAGGCGTTCAACAGCGTGCTCAAGGTCGAGTACACCCACCGGCGCACCTTCGCCACCCGTGCCGAGGCCCCGATCCGGATCGCGACCTGGAGCACCGACTTCTACAACGCTCGACGGCTACACAGCGTGTGTGGCTTCAAGAGTCCGATCGACTACGAAAACGACTACTGGGCCGACCTCAGCAAGGGGCTGGCTGCATAG
- a CDS encoding DUF6131 family protein: MIVLGVILLVVGLVAGLGILWTIGIILVVIGIILWILGSVGHAVGGRRHYW; this comes from the coding sequence ATGATCGTCCTTGGAGTCATTCTCCTCGTTGTCGGCTTGGTGGCCGGCCTCGGCATCCTGTGGACCATCGGGATCATCCTGGTTGTCATCGGCATCATTTTGTGGATCCTGGGATCGGTGGGGCACGCCGTCGGCGGACGTCGGCACTACTGGTAG
- a CDS encoding glycoside hydrolase family 75 protein — protein sequence MRAQSLTLAAAGLVLLAPAMPPASSPALAAAGAPAPRQEGSVRAADLLSRVRACTPVSRGRYRTDDDTPADIPVCGAGEAVFWKADMDIDCDGRPSTHCNSDTDPLFSDATAYQQSDGRQLSAEGLPYIVVPGVSSIWNHREHGVYGGSVAAVVYGDRVQYAVVGDVGPDDIIGEASYATAKALGIRPDPRGGGTPSGVTYIVFKDFRATPIESHASAVEVGERLARSFVTQTQTQTQTQTQTRTQARTQEQEQEQEPTWEEAEPGAGVE from the coding sequence GTGCGCGCCCAGTCGCTGACACTGGCCGCGGCCGGCCTGGTCCTGCTGGCCCCGGCCATGCCGCCCGCCTCCTCCCCGGCCCTGGCCGCCGCGGGCGCGCCGGCGCCCCGGCAGGAGGGCTCCGTCCGCGCCGCCGACCTGCTGTCCCGGGTCCGCGCCTGCACCCCCGTCTCCCGCGGCCGCTACCGCACCGACGACGACACGCCGGCCGACATCCCGGTCTGCGGCGCCGGCGAGGCGGTCTTCTGGAAGGCCGACATGGACATCGACTGCGACGGCCGCCCGAGCACGCACTGCAACAGCGACACCGACCCGCTCTTCTCCGACGCCACCGCCTACCAGCAGTCCGACGGCCGCCAGTTGAGCGCCGAGGGCCTGCCGTACATCGTCGTGCCCGGGGTGAGCAGCATCTGGAACCACCGCGAGCACGGGGTGTACGGGGGCTCGGTCGCGGCCGTCGTCTACGGGGACCGGGTGCAGTACGCGGTCGTCGGCGACGTGGGACCGGACGACATCATCGGCGAGGCGTCCTACGCCACCGCCAAGGCGCTCGGCATCCGCCCCGACCCGCGCGGCGGCGGCACGCCCTCCGGCGTCACGTACATCGTCTTCAAGGACTTCCGGGCGACACCCATCGAGAGCCACGCCTCCGCGGTGGAGGTGGGGGAGCGACTGGCCCGGTCGTTCGTGACGCAGACGCAGACGCAGACGCAGACGCAGACGCAGACGCGGACGCAGGCACGGACGCAGGAGCAGGAGCAGGAGCAGGAGCCGACGTGGGAGGAGGCGGAGCCGGGGGCGGGCGTGGAGTGA
- a CDS encoding PTS-dependent dihydroxyacetone kinase phosphotransferase subunit DhaM: protein MSEEKLVGIVLVSHSAPVAAAVADLARGLAGRGTAVPVAPAGGTEGGGLGTSAELIAAAAAAVDRGAGVALLADLGSAVLTVKALLAEGDELPDGARLVDAPFVEGAVAAVVTAATGADLDAVEAAAAEAYGYRKA, encoded by the coding sequence GTGAGCGAAGAGAAGCTGGTCGGGATCGTGCTGGTGTCGCACAGCGCGCCGGTGGCCGCCGCCGTGGCCGATCTGGCCCGGGGTCTCGCGGGCCGCGGCACGGCCGTGCCGGTCGCTCCGGCGGGCGGCACCGAGGGCGGCGGGCTGGGCACGAGCGCCGAGCTGATCGCCGCCGCTGCCGCCGCCGTGGACCGGGGAGCGGGGGTCGCCCTCCTCGCCGATCTGGGCAGCGCCGTCCTGACGGTGAAGGCGCTGCTCGCCGAGGGCGACGAGCTGCCCGACGGCGCCCGTCTGGTCGACGCCCCGTTCGTCGAGGGCGCGGTGGCCGCGGTGGTCACGGCGGCGACGGGCGCCGACCTGGACGCCGTAGAAGCGGCCGCGGCGGAGGCGTACGGCTACCGGAAGGCGTGA
- a CDS encoding MFS transporter, with product MSTTFDRGAPASGKTDSARRGSHAVRWWVLVVLGTAQLMVTLDATVVNIALPEAQHDLGFSDGSRQWVITGYALAFGSLLLLGGRLGDLFGRRTTFVTGLIGFAAASVVGGAAGSFDILVAARVAQGLFAALLAPAALSLLSVTFTQPTERPKAFGIFSALSGAGAAVGLLLGGMLTEWASWRWVMYVNVVFAGVALVGALLLLAKPVVTARPRIDIPGTVVVSAALFGIVYGFAHVESTSWTDRSPSDP from the coding sequence GTGAGTACCACCTTCGACCGCGGGGCGCCCGCCTCCGGGAAAACAGATTCGGCCCGCCGCGGCTCACATGCCGTGCGCTGGTGGGTGCTTGTCGTGCTGGGCACGGCGCAGCTCATGGTCACGCTCGACGCGACCGTAGTGAACATCGCGCTGCCCGAAGCGCAACATGACCTCGGTTTCAGCGACGGCAGCCGGCAGTGGGTCATCACGGGGTACGCCTTGGCTTTCGGCAGCCTGCTACTGCTCGGGGGCCGACTCGGTGACCTGTTCGGCCGACGTACGACCTTCGTGACCGGCCTGATCGGTTTCGCGGCGGCATCCGTCGTCGGAGGCGCGGCCGGCAGCTTCGACATACTCGTCGCGGCACGCGTTGCCCAGGGCCTCTTCGCCGCGCTGCTCGCGCCCGCGGCGCTCTCGCTGCTCAGCGTGACCTTCACCCAGCCGACCGAAAGGCCGAAAGCCTTCGGCATCTTCAGTGCGTTGTCCGGTGCGGGCGCCGCGGTCGGACTCCTGCTCGGCGGCATGCTCACCGAATGGGCGTCGTGGCGCTGGGTGATGTACGTGAACGTCGTTTTCGCGGGTGTCGCGTTGGTCGGCGCGTTGCTGCTGTTGGCCAAGCCCGTGGTCACCGCGCGACCCCGAATAGACATTCCTGGCACCGTCGTGGTGAGCGCCGCACTGTTCGGCATCGTCTACGGGTTCGCGCACGTCGAATCCACCAGTTGGACCGACCGGTCGCCCTCGGATCCATGA
- a CDS encoding MFS transporter has translation MISGVVLLAVFAWLELRVAHPLLPLRVVLDRTRGGSFLAVFVLGMGMFSIFLFLTYYLEASIGYSPIEAGLSFLPMVGGIVASSTTVPSLLLPKVGPKIVVSAGFLVSASGMALLTRLTLDSGYVADIMPGMILLGLGIGAVMTTAFQGATAGVHHEDAGVPSALINTSQQVGGSISTALLTTVASSAATDYLSSHKPGALTVAQAGVESYTATLAWGAGIFVVGAVLTAFPMPNSALTPSEGEPVIAH, from the coding sequence ATGATCAGCGGCGTGGTGCTGCTCGCGGTATTCGCATGGCTGGAGCTCAGGGTCGCGCATCCGCTGCTGCCGCTGCGAGTCGTGCTGGACAGAACCCGCGGCGGTTCGTTCCTGGCTGTGTTCGTCCTGGGCATGGGGATGTTCTCGATCTTCCTGTTCCTGACCTATTACCTGGAGGCCAGCATCGGCTACTCGCCGATCGAGGCCGGTCTGTCCTTCCTGCCGATGGTCGGGGGCATCGTCGCCTCGTCGACCACGGTGCCTTCGCTGCTGCTGCCCAAGGTCGGTCCGAAGATCGTGGTCAGCGCCGGCTTCCTGGTCTCCGCATCCGGTATGGCCCTGCTGACCCGGCTCACGCTGGACAGCGGCTACGTCGCCGACATCATGCCGGGCATGATCCTGTTGGGTCTCGGTATCGGTGCAGTGATGACCACCGCGTTCCAGGGTGCGACCGCAGGTGTGCACCACGAGGACGCGGGCGTCCCCTCGGCGCTGATCAACACCAGCCAGCAGGTGGGTGGCTCGATCAGCACGGCGCTGCTGACCACCGTCGCCTCGTCGGCCGCGACCGACTACCTGTCCTCGCACAAGCCCGGGGCGCTGACCGTGGCCCAGGCCGGGGTCGAGAGCTACACGGCCACCCTGGCGTGGGGCGCCGGGATCTTCGTGGTCGGTGCGGTGCTCACGGCGTTCCCGATGCCGAATTCGGCTCTGACGCCGTCGGAAGGCGAGCCCGTGATCGCCCACTGA
- a CDS encoding TetR/AcrR family transcriptional regulator: MTTDAKPSPRERLLEAAATLIYRDGVSIGVDALCKAAGVSKRSMYQLFESKGELLAASLEERASAYVATLLPAADDNRSPRERIMHVFDQLASQAGAPDFQGCRYLVVQIELKDQSHPASRVAHRVKENLTAFFRAEAEHGGASDPNLLARQLILVFDGASARAGIKADTPTGLIAPTVAVLLDAADLR; the protein is encoded by the coding sequence ATGACCACCGACGCGAAGCCAAGTCCCCGAGAGCGGCTGCTGGAGGCAGCAGCCACGCTGATCTACCGAGACGGCGTCAGCATCGGCGTCGACGCGCTGTGCAAGGCGGCGGGGGTGTCGAAGCGCTCCATGTACCAACTGTTCGAGAGCAAAGGCGAACTGCTGGCCGCGAGCCTGGAGGAACGCGCCTCCGCCTACGTGGCGACTCTCCTGCCTGCGGCGGACGACAACCGGTCACCCCGCGAGCGGATCATGCACGTCTTCGACCAGTTGGCGTCACAGGCGGGTGCGCCCGACTTCCAGGGGTGTAGGTACCTCGTCGTGCAGATCGAGCTCAAAGACCAGAGCCACCCTGCGAGCCGGGTGGCCCACCGGGTCAAGGAGAACTTGACAGCCTTCTTCCGCGCCGAGGCCGAACACGGTGGGGCGAGCGATCCGAATCTGCTGGCCCGGCAGCTGATCCTCGTCTTCGACGGCGCCAGTGCCCGTGCGGGAATCAAGGCCGACACGCCGACAGGGCTCATCGCTCCCACCGTGGCCGTCCTGCTCGATGCGGCGGACCTGCGCTGA
- a CDS encoding CocE/NonD family hydrolase yields the protein MCGGSYFGNTQWMAALSKPPELKAIAPLITWSDPDDGLWTRGGAIELGITVPWSLMQGADTLMRRHRTDLDGLVSGITGLVQDLDGLASGGYAELPAGHFPAFARHDLPELGYEGSRREPDGAASCRVAGRHDEVDLPTFQLGGWYDIFRQGALDNFTAMRRAGRSATLVMGPWTHTN from the coding sequence ATGTGCGGCGGCAGCTACTTCGGCAACACCCAGTGGATGGCGGCGCTGTCGAAGCCACCGGAGCTCAAGGCGATCGCACCGCTGATCACGTGGTCCGATCCGGACGACGGACTGTGGACGCGCGGCGGCGCGATCGAGCTCGGCATCACCGTGCCCTGGTCCCTGATGCAGGGAGCCGACACCCTGATGCGCCGTCACCGCACCGACCTCGACGGACTCGTGAGCGGAATCACCGGCCTCGTACAGGATCTGGACGGTCTGGCGAGCGGCGGTTACGCGGAGCTGCCCGCCGGGCATTTTCCCGCGTTCGCCCGGCACGATCTCCCCGAGCTGGGCTACGAGGGTTCCCGGCGGGAGCCCGACGGGGCGGCGTCCTGCCGCGTCGCGGGCCGGCACGACGAGGTCGACCTGCCCACCTTCCAACTCGGCGGCTGGTACGACATCTTCAGGCAGGGCGCCCTCGACAACTTCACCGCCATGCGCCGGGCCGGCCGGTCCGCCACGCTGGTCATGGGTCCGTGGACGCACACCAACTGA
- a CDS encoding IS3 family transposase, translating to MERDVLKRCMGESWFYKHRSREPTGRQARRPRLVQAVQEEFTDSGGAYGSPRVWITLVRKSWRVSVNTIAKIMA from the coding sequence ATGGAGCGTGATGTGCTCAAACGCTGCATGGGCGAGTCGTGGTTCTACAAGCACCGCAGCCGCGAGCCCACCGGGCGGCAGGCTCGCCGCCCGCGGCTGGTGCAGGCTGTCCAGGAGGAGTTCACCGACTCCGGTGGCGCCTACGGCTCACCGAGAGTCTGGATCACGCTGGTCCGCAAGAGCTGGCGCGTCTCGGTGAACACCATCGCGAAGATCATGGCCTAG
- the dhaL gene encoding dihydroxyacetone kinase subunit DhaL — MLDADFFRRWMTATAASVAREAERLTALDSPIGDADHGSNLQRGFTAVAAVLDKEETETPGAVLVLAGRQLISTVGGASGPLYGTLLRRTGKALGDAAEVSEEQLTEALRTGVDAVMQLGGAAPGDKTMIDALVPAVAALPEGFAAAAAAAEQGAEATTPLQARKGRASYLGERSIGHQDPGATSSALLIAALAEAGGK; from the coding sequence GTGCTCGACGCCGACTTCTTCCGCCGTTGGATGACGGCGACCGCCGCGTCCGTCGCCCGCGAGGCGGAACGGCTCACCGCCCTCGACTCGCCCATCGGGGACGCCGACCACGGAAGCAACCTCCAGCGCGGCTTCACCGCGGTCGCCGCCGTGCTGGACAAGGAGGAAACCGAGACGCCCGGCGCCGTCCTGGTCCTCGCGGGGCGGCAGCTCATCTCGACGGTCGGCGGCGCGTCGGGCCCCTTGTACGGCACGCTGCTGCGCCGGACCGGGAAGGCGCTCGGCGACGCGGCCGAGGTGAGCGAGGAGCAGCTGACGGAGGCGTTGCGCACGGGCGTGGACGCCGTGATGCAGCTCGGGGGCGCCGCGCCCGGCGACAAGACCATGATCGACGCCCTGGTGCCGGCCGTCGCCGCCCTCCCCGAGGGTTTCGCCGCCGCCGCTGCCGCCGCCGAGCAGGGCGCCGAGGCGACGACGCCGCTGCAGGCCCGCAAGGGCCGGGCCAGCTATCTCGGCGAGCGCAGCATCGGGCACCAGGATCCGGGGGCGACCTCGTCGGCGCTGCTGATCGCCGCGCTGGCCGAGGCGGGCGGGAAGTGA
- a CDS encoding gas vesicle protein, with protein sequence MTHEVVPWDSPGPLDDPIGVPLVDLLDRVLATGVAISGDLVIAIADVPLARLSLHALLSSVSEGVPVPWADGGPL encoded by the coding sequence GTGACGCATGAAGTGGTGCCCTGGGACAGCCCCGGGCCCCTGGATGATCCCATCGGGGTGCCGCTCGTCGACCTGCTGGACCGTGTCCTGGCGACCGGCGTAGCGATCAGCGGTGACCTGGTCATCGCCATCGCCGACGTTCCGCTGGCGCGACTGTCGCTCCATGCCCTGCTGTCGTCCGTCAGTGAAGGCGTCCCGGTGCCGTGGGCGGATGGGGGCCCGCTTTGA
- a CDS encoding TetR/AcrR family transcriptional regulator: protein MTASRGRTGRPPLTEERRAEIRLEIARAAVDLFVDQGVAATTGEQIGQAVGVSARTVWRYFPSKESCVRPLLTAGIDVIAACLREWPPGRPLEDAFAWQLEDDERLLVGPDPTTVGALVRLTRTEPGLRAVWLQTHDEAEPAFARALAERAGLPDADFRSTVQAAMFNAALRAAVEHHAWRATDTPADRATARTELAEALRSALAVVARGLT, encoded by the coding sequence ATGACCGCATCGCGCGGACGCACGGGGCGACCGCCCCTGACCGAGGAGCGCAGGGCGGAGATCCGGCTGGAGATCGCCCGCGCCGCGGTGGACCTGTTCGTCGACCAGGGCGTCGCGGCGACCACCGGCGAGCAGATCGGCCAGGCCGTCGGCGTCTCCGCCCGCACGGTCTGGCGCTACTTCCCCAGCAAGGAGAGCTGTGTACGCCCGCTCCTCACGGCCGGCATCGACGTGATCGCCGCCTGTCTGCGCGAGTGGCCCCCCGGCCGCCCCCTCGAAGACGCCTTCGCCTGGCAGCTGGAGGACGACGAGCGCCTCCTCGTCGGCCCCGACCCCACCACCGTCGGAGCGCTGGTACGACTGACCCGCACCGAACCGGGCCTGCGCGCGGTCTGGCTCCAGACGCACGACGAGGCCGAACCGGCGTTCGCCCGCGCCCTCGCCGAACGGGCCGGCCTGCCGGACGCCGACTTCCGGTCGACGGTTCAGGCGGCGATGTTCAACGCGGCCCTGCGCGCGGCCGTGGAACACCATGCGTGGCGCGCCACGGACACCCCCGCCGACCGTGCGACGGCGCGGACCGAGCTGGCGGAAGCCCTCCGCTCGGCCCTCGCCGTCGTGGCCCGCGGACTGACCTGA
- a CDS encoding alpha/beta fold hydrolase: MRAHESRPTIHIPRTTSHTLAPRTGREGREGTLRYLKAGTGAPLVLLHTVRTQAEHFRLLIPLIADRYTVYALDLPGMGYSEIVPGASYDEPAMRAGVERLLTELDLHDVTLVGESMGAVLALTTAADLPERVRRVVAVNTYDFRGGIARSSLLARVVISGVLAPGVGPVIAGVEPKAALSKILQGGLGDKSALQEDYVDELLQVGSRPGYPTVARAVYQSLPSLIAARSRYREVKAPVHLVYGEKDWSRPSDREANKRLLPAADFTQVSKAGHFIALERPDVLADLLNAVAWPPGPLT, translated from the coding sequence ATGCGCGCCCACGAGTCACGTCCCACGATCCACATCCCAAGGACCACCAGCCACACCCTCGCCCCGCGCACGGGACGTGAGGGCCGCGAGGGAACCCTGCGCTACCTCAAGGCGGGCACCGGCGCCCCCCTGGTCCTGCTGCACACCGTGCGCACCCAGGCCGAGCACTTCCGCCTCCTCATCCCGCTGATTGCGGACCGCTACACCGTGTATGCCCTCGACCTGCCGGGGATGGGCTACTCGGAGATCGTGCCCGGTGCGTCGTATGACGAGCCAGCGATGCGCGCGGGCGTCGAGCGGCTCCTCACCGAACTCGACCTGCACGACGTGACGTTGGTCGGGGAGTCCATGGGAGCGGTGCTCGCCCTGACCACCGCGGCCGATCTCCCGGAGCGGGTCCGGCGCGTCGTCGCGGTCAACACGTACGACTTCCGCGGCGGAATCGCCCGGTCCAGTCTCCTCGCCCGTGTGGTGATCAGCGGGGTTCTCGCCCCGGGAGTGGGCCCGGTGATCGCCGGGGTGGAGCCCAAGGCCGCCCTCAGCAAGATCCTGCAGGGCGGGCTCGGCGACAAGAGCGCGCTGCAGGAGGACTATGTGGACGAGCTCCTCCAGGTGGGCAGCCGTCCCGGCTACCCGACCGTCGCCCGGGCCGTGTACCAGAGCCTGCCCAGCCTCATCGCCGCCCGCTCGCGCTACCGCGAGGTCAAGGCGCCCGTCCACCTCGTCTACGGGGAAAAGGACTGGTCCCGGCCCTCGGACCGGGAAGCCAACAAGCGACTGCTTCCGGCTGCCGACTTCACACAGGTTTCCAAGGCAGGCCACTTCATCGCTCTGGAACGGCCCGACGTGCTGGCCGACCTGTTGAACGCGGTGGCCTGGCCTCCGGGACCACTGACCTAA
- a CDS encoding enoyl-CoA hydratase/isomerase family protein, translated as MRAVSASDALGESRPASSDPGISGGGVEWLAALVGRSRSLEIVLGADDFDADIAERYGWINRAVPGSELDAFVDAFVDAFAERVSRFEKRVLETGRPIVEVAKDLGINETTLASWVSRARRAGDRADR; from the coding sequence TTGCGGGCAGTCTCGGCGAGCGATGCGCTCGGCGAGTCACGGCCGGCCTCCAGCGACCCGGGCATTTCTGGCGGCGGCGTCGAATGGCTCGCCGCCCTGGTGGGACGCTCAAGGTCCCTCGAGATCGTCCTGGGCGCGGACGACTTCGACGCGGACATCGCCGAACGATACGGCTGGATCAACCGGGCCGTTCCCGGCAGCGAACTCGACGCGTTCGTCGACGCGTTCGTCGACGCCTTCGCCGAGCGCGTGAGCCGTTTCGAGAAGCGCGTGCTGGAGACCGGCAGGCCGATCGTCGAGGTCGCGAAGGACCTGGGCATCAACGAGACCACCCTGGCCAGCTGGGTGTCACGGGCCCGCCGGGCCGGGGACCGCGCCGACCGGTGA